From the Aquirufa lenticrescens genome, the window AGGCGCCGTAAACGATAGATAAAGCTCCTAAGCCTGCCAAGATATTCGCCGCTTCAATTGCCTCTGCTTGGAAGAATGGAATGGTGATTCGCAACCAGCCGTATGCTCCGATTTTCAACAAGACACCTGCTAATAAAACGGAGATTGGTGTAGGTGCTTCTACGTGTGCATCGGGTAACCAAGTGTGCAAAGGAACCATCGGTAATTTGATGGCGAAACCGATGAATAATAACCAAAAGCCCCATTCACGCGCGCTCATTCCCGCTAATTGACAGCCTGAGCTGATGTGTAGGATGCTGGTGATTTGGCAATTATTATAGTCTTCTAAAGCCTGCATATCAAAGCTATGCACTAAAGAAGACGTAGCTAATTCTTGTGACTGTATTAGTTGCTGTACTGTTTTCAAGGCCTCTAGGTTGAAGCCTTGTTCTGGGCGAATCAAGCCATTTAATAAAGCTGTTTCATAAGGATCCACATAAGCAACTCCCATTCCTAGCATCACGATCAGGATCAAAAGGGAGCCAACTAGCGTGTAAATAAAGAACTTCAACGATGCGTAATTTCTGCGCGGTCCACCCCAAATTCCAATCAAGAAATACATAGGGAGCAACATAAACTCGAAGAAGACGTAGAAGAGGAAGAGGTCTTTGGCCATAAAACAGCCCATAATCGAGGCGTTCAAGAGCAAGACCAAGGCATAGTAGCCACCCATTTTTTCTTTAATGTCTGTCGAATTCCACAGCGCCACCCAGGTAATTAATCCAGTTAACAGAATCAGGGAAATGCTCAAACCATCAACTCCTAACGTGTATTTAGACATAAATTGTCCCATCGATCCGAGTGAAATGGAGAACCAATTGTGCGTTTCGTTGAATTGAAATAAGCCGGAAGTTTTATCGAATGCGCCATAGATATAGCCCAAAAGCGCTAATTGGAGTGTCGAAAGACCGATGGCAATGCTTCTCGCTTGTTTTTTCAATTGACCCAAACCAAGCGCTAATGCACCAAGCAAGGGCAATCCAATTAAGAGCGATAAAAGAGGTAAATTCGTCATTTAATAAATAGCGCGTAAAGTAAAAATAAGGCAAATGTCACAATAATCATAGCCCAATAGCTTTGGACTTTAGCTGATTGCCAGCGACTTAAAATTTTTCCAGTGCCTGCACTTAGGCTGGCACTTCCACCTACAAATATGCCATCGATGATGTGTCTATCAAACCAAGCGGATAGATGGGCAATAATCACTTGCAAAGCGGCAATCCCATTCACGAATCGGTCAATGAATTGCGTTTCGAAAACCTGAGCAGATCTGCTCTTCCATCGAATAAAGCGGAATAAGGATGGCCATAAGCCAGGTAATAATTGGTAGTTCCCAGCTGGAATCCAGTTTCTTGTTAAATAAGCTCCCGCCATTCCCAGCACCCAGGTGGCAGCCGTGATATACAACCAGAATGATGGAATGTGGTAAATGGTGACCTCGAAACGCTCTAACAAGGCAGAATCGTGGATTTCGATGGGATTCCAAGAAATCCAAATGAAAAAGCTCGCTATAATTAATAGCCTGATCGGGGTTTCTAAACTGAAATCCTTATTAGGGGAACCTTCTTTCACAGGCCCCATAAAGATCAAATAAAATTGGCGGCTGATATAGAAACTGGTTAACACCATACCTACACCTAGGACGCCTAGGAGTTCGAATTGTTCGTTTGAGTACAAATATCCGGCGATATTCTCCTTGCTTAAAAAACCGCCCGTAAGTGGCAATCCTATCAATCCAGACCCGAATACGAGGTAGGCCAAAGCCGCTATTGGCGCTTTTTTGCGAAGCCCACCCATGTCGTTTAGGCTTTGGGAATGGACGGTATGAATAACAGCGCCAGCCGCTAAAAATAGACCAGCTTTAAAAATCCCATGGGTTAGTAAATGAAATAATGAAGCGTCAGAACCCATTCCCATCCACATTAAACCCAGCTGGGAAATGGTGGAATAGGCCAGTGTTTTTTTGATGTCGTTTTGGAAAATGGCGAATACTGCTCCTGTTAAAAAGGAGATTGCACCAATGATTCCCATAAAAAGATGGGTCTCTGGTCCCGTGATATCGAAAACGCGAACGCCCACAAATACACCCGCGGCCACCATCGTAGCGGCGTGAATCAATGCGGAGGCTGGCGTAGGACCCTCCATCGCATCAGGTAACCAAGACATTAACGGGAATTGGGCAGATTTAGCTATTCCGCCCGCGATTATTGTGATTCCGATAAGGGCAGGGGCGATGCCATGCATCGCTGAAAATTGCCAGGTATTGAAGTGCAAACCGAGGGAAATTAAACCAAACAGTAAGGCAATATCCCCTAAGCGATTAATTAAAAAGGCTTTTTTAGCGGCTTGAATGGCGGCCGTTTTTTGATGCCAAAAACTGATCAATAAATACGAACAAGCCCCCACTAATTCCCAAGCCCCATAAAAAACAAGGATAGAATCGGTCAGTAGCAAAAGCGTCATCGAACCCACAAACAGGTGCAAATACAGGTAATATCGACCGATGGAGGGGTCTTCTTTCAGATATGATTTGGAAAACAGTTGTACACAAAAAGATACTATCGCCACTAATCCTAGGACCAATTGCGCCGAGGCATTCGCCCAAAAACTTAGATTCAGCTGCTGCCCACCCAGATTAAACCAAGGATAAGCGATTTTGAAATCAAGGGGTGCGGTGTTACAAAAATATAACGCGGCAATACTGAATACAGCCGAAAGGGAAATCGAAAAAAGAGGTTTGGGAAAAAGAGCCACCAACAGCGCGGACGCCCAAGGCAACAAAAGCACTCCAAGAAACAGGAGATTTAATCCCATATAATTGTGTAGATTTAAA encodes:
- a CDS encoding complex I subunit 4 family protein; amino-acid sequence: MTNLPLLSLLIGLPLLGALALGLGQLKKQARSIAIGLSTLQLALLGYIYGAFDKTSGLFQFNETHNWFSISLGSMGQFMSKYTLGVDGLSISLILLTGLITWVALWNSTDIKEKMGGYYALVLLLNASIMGCFMAKDLFLFYVFFEFMLLPMYFLIGIWGGPRRNYASLKFFIYTLVGSLLILIVMLGMGVAYVDPYETALLNGLIRPEQGFNLEALKTVQQLIQSQELATSSLVHSFDMQALEDYNNCQITSILHISSGCQLAGMSAREWGFWLLFIGFAIKLPMVPLHTWLPDAHVEAPTPISVLLAGVLLKIGAYGWLRITIPFFQAEAIEAANILAGLGALSIVYGAYNALAMTDLKKLVAYSSVSHMGFVLIGIAAFTAEGWQGAIFQTISHGVLSALLFLLVGVLYSRTGNREIDSYSGLVTLMPRFTVISGIAIFASLGLPGFSGFIGEFFSLMGAFTSPFVHPGIAVFGALGLLLGAGYLLWTFQKIYLGKHYQKNAHWSLPDLNKLELLSLFGLGIISILLGVYPGLLFELSEKFVTGLLK
- a CDS encoding NADH-quinone oxidoreductase subunit 5 family protein, which produces MGLNLLFLGVLLLPWASALLVALFPKPLFSISLSAVFSIAALYFCNTAPLDFKIAYPWFNLGGQQLNLSFWANASAQLVLGLVAIVSFCVQLFSKSYLKEDPSIGRYYLYLHLFVGSMTLLLLTDSILVFYGAWELVGACSYLLISFWHQKTAAIQAAKKAFLINRLGDIALLFGLISLGLHFNTWQFSAMHGIAPALIGITIIAGGIAKSAQFPLMSWLPDAMEGPTPASALIHAATMVAAGVFVGVRVFDITGPETHLFMGIIGAISFLTGAVFAIFQNDIKKTLAYSTISQLGLMWMGMGSDASLFHLLTHGIFKAGLFLAAGAVIHTVHSQSLNDMGGLRKKAPIAALAYLVFGSGLIGLPLTGGFLSKENIAGYLYSNEQFELLGVLGVGMVLTSFYISRQFYLIFMGPVKEGSPNKDFSLETPIRLLIIASFFIWISWNPIEIHDSALLERFEVTIYHIPSFWLYITAATWVLGMAGAYLTRNWIPAGNYQLLPGLWPSLFRFIRWKSRSAQVFETQFIDRFVNGIAALQVIIAHLSAWFDRHIIDGIFVGGSASLSAGTGKILSRWQSAKVQSYWAMIIVTFALFLLYALFIK